In Rhododendron vialii isolate Sample 1 chromosome 9a, ASM3025357v1, the following are encoded in one genomic region:
- the LOC131299638 gene encoding uncharacterized protein LOC131299638 — protein MAPPKKKNKRDVVDPTWNHCVRATELTDPKAVDNTRLKLVCNYCGKTLSGGVSRMKHHLARIHHNAKPCEKVLEDVTNMFLKILKELKQRNCIEQGDVDVDCFDEVENVISKRGSMDQYVSKTKAKQVTLPSMLKNQTKPCVDICRMTYGEALPFSLVKSSWFHNTIQSIGKYGKGLKPPSYHAVRVTFLKKEVDNVHSTLEKYKSEWKKVGCSLMSDGWQDGCGCSITNFLVNSPKGTVFLKSLDTSSIIKNGVALFELLDTFVEEIGEENVIQVVTDSASAFVLAGELLKDKRKKLLWSPCAAHCIGRILKHTKNHNLARPAVTRFATAYLTLKSILTQRNGLRAMFTSSAWCKSSYAKTRNGLDVQQIVLDAKFWNAIRYCLKGVLPLVKVLRLVDGDAKPAMGYIYEAMDRAKEQIEKNFNKVKKRYAAI, from the exons ATGGCtccaccaaaaaagaaaaataagagggATGTGGTAGATCCCACATGGAACCACTGTGTACGTGCTACTGAGCTAACAGATCCTAAGGCTGTTGATAACACTAGACTAAAACTAGTGTGCAATTATTGTGGTAAGACATTGTCTGGTGGTGTGAGTAGAATGAAGCACCACTTAGCTCGTATCCATCATAATGCAAAACCTTGTGAAAAAGTTCTAGAAGATGTTACAAATATGTTTCTAAAAATATTGAAAGAGTTGAAACAAAGAAATTGCATTGAGCAAGGTGATGTGGATGTGGATTGCTTTGATGAGGTGGAAAATGTGATATCTAAAAGAGGAAGTATGGATCAATATGTGAGCAAAACAAAGGCGAAACAAGTCACTTTGCCTTCTATGTTGAAGAATCAAACAAAACCATGTGTTGACATATGTAGAATGACATATGGAGAGGCTTTGCCCTTTAGCTTGGTTAAGAGTTCATGGTTTCACAACACCATACAATCAATCGGGAAATATGGCAAGGGCTTGAAACCTCCTTCATATCATGCAGTTAGAGTCACATTCTTGAAGAAAGAGGTTGATAATGTGCATTCAACCTTAGAGAAGTACAAAAGTGAGTGGAAGAAAGTAGGTTGTTCGTTGATGTCAGATGGATGGCAAGATGGGTGTGGATGTTCTATCACTAATTTTCTTGTTAATAGTCCAAAGGGGACTGTTTTCCTAAAATCATTGGATACCTCCTCAATTATCAAGAATGGTGTTGCTTTGTTTGAGTTACTTGATACTTTTGTTGAGGAAATTGGTGAAGAAAATGTAATACAAGTAGTCACCGATAGTGCATCCGCTTTTGTCCTTGCCGGTGAGTTGCTAAAGGACAAGAGGAAAAAACTTCTTTGGTCTCCATGTGCGGCTCATTGCATTGGTAGGATACTA AAGCATACAAAGAATCATAACTTAGCAAGGCCTGCCGTGACAAGGTTTGCCACCGCTTACCTCACTTTGAAAAGTATCTTGACTCAAAGAAATGGGCTTAGAGCCATGTTTACTTCTTCGGCTTGGTGTAAGAGTTCTTATGCCAAGACTCGTAATGGGTTAGATGTCCAACAAATAGTGTTGGATGCAAAGTTTTGGAATGCAATTAGGTATTGCTTGAAGGGTGTACTTCCTTTGGTTAAAGTCCTAAGACTAGTTGATGGTGATGCAAAGCCCGCCATGGGTTATATTTATGAAGCCATGGATAGGGCAAAGGAACAAATTGAGAAAAATTTCAACAAAGTGAAAAAAAGATATGCTGCGATTTGA